The proteins below come from a single Stomoxys calcitrans chromosome 1, idStoCalc2.1, whole genome shotgun sequence genomic window:
- the LOC106085597 gene encoding mucin-2, with the protein MKVGNIPCVNDEQTQIGIRLCEAVKLHPCLYDPLSQGYQVRNATSAAWKIVAKKCSDSAANCKFRWKIIRNAFTRSYRKYGNNSQYYLQDHLDFLIPHTGVVDRNDDSTLQPDENSVSQQEGEKNDDYVPIGELFNDSDTTKSAEECAANLRTQDLLTPLRRKSVPLPIIEKEDNAANDDCVMLRSPSPALPEIQAHLRANEELLELRPSRTRKAPKRIYELDTDAPETQAEKRQKRLMQRRKSIGGLVLREYMQKNIINLDEPDEEPEMRKPKPLDKTRKSVENLLGILKEPKMPKPVNETGKSYENLLESKLPEPKQSEPKQPEPKLPEPRIPTILVRSFAKAPTTSDISTNTDFAGNETAEMGIQCNTNVVEPMDEAFLESLRPQIRNMNFRQKINFKQRVYLALMEVLDDAKNFPNDEGEVVELPPTLAQHFESTSSGEIRLMRQLVSLVQAAKTSSEIVNATNQVPVVTDLSSTTNEQNGNKGANSPITIELDSPMTIEFPTPIKEVNTPSQNQTTPSQITSTKSNDSMGIPRHILHRAVQVTGNGGGTLLAHSGDKKRIYRIYPKNPAGASLTNIGDRITNTQGSTGTFFVTPSKPPSKPVVPLASRGISPVSVPKAPAPIPKPPAPVTISKPLAPAPPPIIRGTAIQYPKIIKTTNPTTSTTQSPMLPPNSNKSPVLSNGASGTPPPSSATKFNLTTHVPSANIFRRRYSICGPALSGTAGGTTLTQNRPSQLNSKMFTPPLPVGQKIQLQRTPLQQQQHLQQQKLLLQNNLRLKQQHARIQLMGGILAQQRSHLQLQQKQTTQLNGCNNYHSNTTNSNSPIQQFHISQPVSLNSAATAASSDPLAVASTSGSKCSDGSISCSKLFDILDSPRGSPTVSPRPSPSSSPYNATLEEMLQDELNPVITPDIPVLETAGTIAADSFESEFAKAPAIKSEPDE; encoded by the coding sequence CTGCCAATTGCAAATTTCGTTGGAAGATAATTCGCAATGCCTTCACCCGCTCATATCGGAAATACGGCAACAATTCTCAATACTATCTGCAGGATCATTTGGATTTTTTGATACCTCACACCGGTGTTGTGGATAGAAATGATGATAGTACTCTTCAGCCTGACGAAAATAGTGTTTCTCAGCAGGAAGGGGAAAAGAATGATGACTATGTACCGATTGGTGAGCTATTTAATGATAGTGATACCACTAAAAGTGCGGAGGAATGTGCTGCCAATCTTCGAACGCAAGATCTGCTTACACCACTTCGCCGGAAAAGTGTTCCTTTACCTATTATAGAAAAAGAAGATAATGCTGCGAATGATGATTGCGTCATGTTAAGATCACCTTCTCCTGCACTACCCGAAATACAGGCTCATTTAAGGGCCAACGAGGAACTGCTGGAATTACGACCCTCACGTACCCGCAAAGCCCCCAAGCGTATTTATGAACTGGACACTGATGCACCGGAGACCCAAGCAGAAAAAAGGCAAAAACGCCTTATGCAGCGTCGCAAGTCGATTGGCGGTTTGGTTTTACGTGAGTATATGCAAAAGAACATCATCAACTTGGATGAACCAGATGAGGAGCCAGAAATGCGCAAGCCAAAACCTCTCGATAAAACACGCAAATCCGTTGAAAACCTCTTGGGAATTCTCAAAGAACCAAAGATGCCGAAACCTGTTAATGAAACAGGGAAATCATATGAAAATCTCTTGGAATCAAAACTGCCGGAACCAAAACAGTCGGAACCAAAACAGCCGGAACCAAAACTGCCCGAACCTCGAATACCAACAATTCTAGTGCGCAGCTTTGCCAAGGCTCCAACTACATCTGACATATCCACAAATACCGATTTTGCTGGCAACGAAACAGCAGAGATGGGAATTCAATGCAACACCAATGTCGTCGAACCCATGGATGAAGCCTTTTTAGAGTCTCTAAGACCTCAAATTAGAAACATGAACTTTCGCCAAAAGATTAATTTCAAACAACGAGTCTACTTAGCTTTAATGGAGGTCCTTGATGATGCAAAGAATTTTCCCAATGATGAAGGTGAAGTGGTAGAACTTCCACCCACTTTGGCCCAACATTTTGAATCTACCTCAAGTGGGGAGATTCGTCTAATGAGGCAACTTGTTTCTTTGGTGCAAGCAGCTAAAACATCTTCGGAGATAGTTAATGCTACTAACCAGGTGCCCGTTGTCACCGACCTTAGCTCAACCACGAATGAGCAAAATGGGAATAAGGGTGCAAATTCGCCCATCACCATTGAATTGGATTCGCCCATGACCATTGAATTTCCTACTCCTAttaaagaagtcaatacccccaGTCAGAACCAAACAACCCCCAGTCAGATTACCAGCACTAAATCAAATGACTCCATGGGCATACCACGTCATATTTTGCACAGAGCAGTGCAAGTAACAGGCAACGGTGGGGGAACTCTGCTTGCCCACAGTGGAGATAAGAAGCGCATATATCGCATCTATCCCAAGAATCCTGCGGGCGCATCTCTCACAAATATAGGAGATAGAATAACAAATACCCAAGGCTCTACGGGAACATTCTTCGTAACGCCATCGAAACCTCCCAGCAAACCAGTCGTGCCCTTGGCCTCCAGAGGTATATCACCAGTGTCGGTTCCTAAAGCACCAGCGCCAATTCCTAAACCACCAGCGCCAGTGACAATTTCCAAGCCACTGGCGCCAGCGCCACCTCCCATCATAAGAGGTACTGCTATTCAGTATCCCAAAATTATTAAGACGACAAACCCCACAACTTCTACAACGCAATCTCCAATGTTGccacccaattcgaataaatcACCAGTATTGTCAAATGGTGCCAGTGGAACACCACCGCCGTCATCGGCTACCAAGTTCAACCTTACCACCCATGTTCCCAGTGCAAATATATTCCGCAGACGCTATTCCATTTGTGGCCCAGCACTGAGTGGAACAGCAGGAGGTACAACTCTAACGCAAAATAGGCCTTCCCAATTGAATTCCAAAATGTTTACACCACCGCTCCCTGTGGGTCAAAAGATACAACTGCAAAGGACACCactgcaacaacagcaacatctacaacaacaaaaacttttgCTACAGAATAATCTAAGACTAAAACAGCAACATGCTAGAATTCAATTGATGGGTGGAATTTTGGCACAGCAACGATCACATCTACAACTGCAGCAGAAACAAACAACTCAACTGAACGGCTGCAACAATTACCACAGCAACACAACAAACTCAAATAGTCCAATACAACAATTTCATATATCACAGCCTGTAAGCCTTAACTCGGCAGCAACAGCCGCTAGCAGTGATCCGCTCGCTGTAGCCTCTACCTCTGGCAGTAAATGTTCCGATGGATCGATTAGCTGCTCCAAATTATTTGACATCCTTGACTCCCCGAGAGGCTCACCAACAGTATCGCCACGACCATCGCCCAGCTCAAGTCCATACAATGCAACTCTAGAAGAGATGCTACAAGATGAACTGAATCCTGTCATCACCCCTGATATCCCCGTTTTAGAAACGGCCGGTACTATAGCAGCAGATAGTTTTGAATCTGAATTTGCCAAAGCCCCCGCTATAAAATCAGAACCGGACGAATAA